TCGGCACCGAGGTCGTCTACGACGACATCGTCGAGGTCGACTTCTCGAGCCCCGTCAAGCGGGTCACGGCGGGCGACGGCAGCGTGCACGAGGCGCGCACCGTCATCTACGCGACCGGCTCGGCCTATCGCAAGCTCGGTCTGCCCGACGAGGATCGCCTCTCGGGGCACGGCGTCTCCTGGTGCGCCACCTGCGACGGCTTCTTCTTCCGCGAGAAGACGATCGCCGTGGTCGGGGGCGGCGACTCCGCGATGGAGGAGGCCACCTTCCTCACCCGCTTCGCCGACAAGGTCTATGTGATCCACCGTCGCGAAGAGCTGAAGGCCTCGAAGATCATGCAGCAGCGGGCGTTCGACAACGAGAAGATCGAGTTCATCTGGAACTCCGAGGTGGCCGCGATCCACGGCGCAGACGAGGTCACCGGCGTCACGCTGCGCAGCACCGTCGACGGCGGCGAGCGCGAGCTCCCGCTGCAGGGCCTCTTCATCGCGATCGGCAACGATCCGCGCACCCACCTGGTGCACGGCAAGCTCGACCTGACCGTCGACGGCACCATCGCCGTCGAGGGCCGCAGCTCCCGCACCTCGGTCGCGGGCGTCTTCGCGGCCGGCGACGTGGTCGACCCCACCTACCGCCAGGCCATCACCGCCGCCGGCTCGGGCACGGTCGCCGCGCTCGACGCTGAGCACTACCTGGCCGCCCTCGACGGCTGAGCCTCACCCGCGTACGAAGGAGAAGAACAATGTCAGAACCCATCAACGTCGACGAGCAGACCTTCGACAAGGTCGTGCTGCAGAGCGACATCCTCGTGCTGGTCGACTTCTGGGCGGCCTGGTGCGGCCCGTGCCGCGCCGTCGCCCCGGTGCTCGATCAGATCGCCGCCGAGCAGGACGGCAAGCTGCGCATCGTCAAGCTGAACGTCGACGAGAACCCGAATCTCGCGGCCCAGTACCGCATCACCTCCATCCCCGCGATGAAGGTCTTCAAGAACGGTGAGGAGGTGCGCGAGATCATCGGTGCGATGCCGAAGCCGATGATCGAGGAGCACCTTAACGGGATCATCTGACCCCGTCGCCCCGCGGCTCATGCCGCGTCCGAGCCCCAGAGCCCGGAAGCCCGAACCCCGCCCCGGCTTCTTGCCGGGGCGGGGTTCGTCGTGCGCGGCGGGCCTTCCTCGCGCAGAGCCGGACGCACGCCCCGCGCGATTGGCGCCGCCGTGGTCAGCGTTCGGCGAGCGCGGCGAGACGATCGATCGACGCCCGCAGCGAATCCGCCGTCGTCGCCCGGGCTCGCGCCAGTCGCGACTCGTCGGTGAGCGCGGTCCAGTCGTAGGTGTGCCGCACGAGCGTGCCGCCCGCGGCGGCCTCCAGCTCCCAGCGCCAGACGTGCCCCCGCGGCTGCTCGCCGGTCGGGGCGGGCTTCCAGGCGATCCGGCGCCCCTCCTCGAACTCGACCACGTGATTCTCGCGTCCCTGGCCGTTGTGGATGACCATCTCGAAGACGTCGCCGACCGCGCGCACCCGCTGGCCGTCGGGGGCCTGTACGAGGTTGTCGTTGCCGTCCCAGCGGGGCTGCTGCGCGGGATCGGCGATCAGCTCGAAGATGTCGGCCGCGTCGGCGACGATCAGGCGTTCGGCGGTCACGATGCGGCTCTGCTCAGTCATGCCGCCAGTCAACCACAGGGCGCCGGTCGCCGTACTGCCGATCCCGGTCAGCTGAAGCCCGGGTCGCCCAGCTCCGACAGAATGCGCTTGAGGTCGGCGATCGTCGCGAAGTCGATGATGATCTGCCCCTTCTTCGCGCCGAGCTTCACCGCGACCCGGGTGTCGAAGCGGTCGCCGAGGCGATCCGCGATCTCGCCGAGCTGCGCCTGCACACCGCCGGCGCGCGGCTTGGGCGTCTTGCGCTTCGGCTCCTCGGAGGCCGCTGCTTCGGCGGCGCGCACCGACAGCCCCTCGTTGACGATCTTGTCGGCGAGCCGCTGCATCGACTCCCCGTCGCCGTCGAGCGACAGGATCGCGCGGGCGTGCCCCGCCGACAGCACACCGGCGGCCACGCGAGCCTGCACCTGCTCGGGCAGGCGGAGCAGACGGATCGTGTTCGAGATCTGCGGGCGGGAGCGGCCGATGCGCTCGGCCAGCTGCTCCTGAGTGATGCCGAAGTCGGCGAGCAGCTGCTGGTACGCCGAGGCCTCCTCGAGCGGGTTGAGCTGCGCCCGGTGCAGGTTCTCGAGCAGCGCGTCGCGCAGCATGTGCTCGTCGGCGGTGCTGCGCACGATCGCGGGGATCGTCTCGAGCCCGGCGCGCTTCGAGGCGCGCAGGCGGCGCTCGCCCATGATCAGCTCGTACCGGGGCTCGCCCTCGGCGGGCGTCGGCTCGATCGCGCGCACCACGATCGGCTGGAACACGCCGAACTCGCGCACGCTGTGCGTGAGTTCCTCGAGCGCCTCCTCGTCGAACTCGGTGCGCGGCTGCGAGCGGTTGGGCACGATCTCGGCGACGGGCAGGCGCGTCAGCTGCGCGCCCGGAACCTCCTGCAGCCGGGGTGCATCGGCGGCCTCCGGGGCCTCGCTCGTCGCGCCCTCGCTCTCGGCGGCGGCAACGGCGGCCGCGCCGTTGTTGGCGGGGAAGAACACATCGACCGGTCGCTCACCGGTCGCGGGAGCCTGGGGGATGAGCGCGCCGATCCCGCGGCCGAGCCCGCCTCGCTTCTTCGTCGCCATGCGTTACGCCTCTCCGTCTTCATGTGTGTCGGCTCCGTGCGGAGCCTCCGCGCCTCGCTCCGCCATCTCGGCGGCGGCCTCCAGGTACGCCAGCGCACCGATGGACCCTCCGTCATAGGCGTGCACCGTCTGCCCGTAGCTCGGCGCCTCCGAGATGCGCACCGATCTCGGGATCACGGCCGCGAGCACCTGCTCCGGGAAGTGCGAGCGCACCTCACCGGCGACCTCCTGCGCGAGATTCGTGCGCGCGTCGTACATCGTGAGCAGGATCGTGGAGATGGCGAGCCCCGGGTTGAGGTGCTTCTGAATGAGTTGGATGTTGCCGAGCAGCTGGCTCAGACCCTCGAGGGCGTAGTACTCGCACTGGATCGGGATCAGCACCTCGTCGGCGGCGACGAAGGCGTTGACGGTGAGCAGCCCGAGCGAGGGCGGGCAGTCGATGAAGACGTAGTGGTACGTGTTCTCGGGCTCCGCGAGGAACGCCTGCAGGGCCGTGCGGAGACGCTGCTCGCGGGCCACGAGCGATACGAGCTCGATCTCGGCGCCCGCGAGGTTGATGGTCGACGGCACGCAGAAGAGGTTCTCATGGTCGGTGGTCGGCTGCAGCGCGTCCTCGATGCTGCTGTCGCCCAGCAGCACGTCGTAGACGCTCGTGACCTCGGGGCGGTGGGGCACCCCGAGAGCCGTCGAAGCGTTGCCCTGGGGGTCGAGATCGATCACGAGCACCCGCGCTCCGCGTCGCGCGAGAGCCGAGGCGAGATTGACGGTGGTCGTGGTCTTGCCGACGCCGCCCTTCTGATTCGACACCGTGATCACGCGCGGTGCGTCGGGCAGGGGCGAGACCGTCTCGGCCAGTTTGCGGCGTCGTCGGATCTTGTCGACGAGGTGGTCGCCGACGAGCGTCTTCTCCGCTTCAGCCATGAGTACCGATTTTAGCTCGAAATACGCGGGTGGTCTCGGCGAGCCGCCCGGCCCCGAGTTCTTCGACCGAGATGTCGCGCACGCGGTGCTTGCGCAGCACCTTCTCGGCCGCGTCGATCTCGTTCTGCACCGAGGCGCCCTTGAGGAACAGCATCTCGCCGCCGTCGCGCAGCAGGGGAGCGGTGAGGGGCACGAGCTTGCGCAGCGCGGTGACCGCTCGGGCGGTGACCTGATCGACCTCGAACGCGCCGTGATACTCCTCGGCCCGACCCCGCAGCACCTCGACGTTGTCGAGGCCGAGACGCTCGACCTGCTCGTTCAGCCAGTTGCACCGGCGCTCCATCGGCTCGATCAGCCGGAAGGCCGCGTCGGGGCGCACGATCGCGAGCACGAGGCCGGGCATGCCTCCGCCCGTACCGATGTCGGCGACACGGGATCCCGCGGTGATGAGGGGAGCGAGGATCGCACTGTTCAGCAGGTGACGCGTCCAGAGGCGCGGCGGCTCGAGCGGGCCGATCAGGCCGAGCTCTTCACCGCGCTCGCCGAGATCCCGCGCGAATTCGCGCAGCGCGCCGACGCGGTCGCCGGCGATCTGCGCCGCGGCGCCCGGTTCCGCTTCGACCTGGGTCTCGCTCACCGCGCCCTCCTTCGCGTTCGTGTGTCCAGTGATGAGTCGGCCGGCGGACCGGCGCGAGCGGTGGTCCGCCGGGTGCGCGTTTCACGTGAAACGCGCACCCGCGTCGCTCAACCCCGGCTGATGACGAGTCGGCGATCCTTGCCCTCACCGCGCGACTCGGAGAAGAAGCCTCGCTCCGCCACGTCGTCGTGCACGAGCTTGCGCTCGTACGACGACATCGGCTCGAGCTCGACCCGATCTCGGCCCGCGGCGATCTGAGCGATCGCGGCGTCGACCATGCGCTTGAGCTCGGCGGCGCGCGCGTGGCGCGAGCCGCCCACGTCGATGATGAGTCGGGAGAAGCGGCCGGTCTTCGCCTGCACCGCGAGCCGCGTGAGATCCTGCAGCGCCTGTACGGTGTCGGGTGCCGCGAGCTTGTCGAGATCGGTGCCGCCT
The genomic region above belongs to Leucobacter muris and contains:
- the trxB gene encoding thioredoxin-disulfide reductase, translated to MHQIIIIGSGPAGFTAAVYAARAGLKPVLFASSVGIGGELMNTTDVENFPGFPEGIQGPNLMQRMQEQAERFGTEVVYDDIVEVDFSSPVKRVTAGDGSVHEARTVIYATGSAYRKLGLPDEDRLSGHGVSWCATCDGFFFREKTIAVVGGGDSAMEEATFLTRFADKVYVIHRREELKASKIMQQRAFDNEKIEFIWNSEVAAIHGADEVTGVTLRSTVDGGERELPLQGLFIAIGNDPRTHLVHGKLDLTVDGTIAVEGRSSRTSVAGVFAAGDVVDPTYRQAITAAGSGTVAALDAEHYLAALDG
- the trxA gene encoding thioredoxin; this encodes MSEPINVDEQTFDKVVLQSDILVLVDFWAAWCGPCRAVAPVLDQIAAEQDGKLRIVKLNVDENPNLAAQYRITSIPAMKVFKNGEEVREIIGAMPKPMIEEHLNGII
- a CDS encoding SRPBCC family protein, which encodes MTEQSRIVTAERLIVADAADIFELIADPAQQPRWDGNDNLVQAPDGQRVRAVGDVFEMVIHNGQGRENHVVEFEEGRRIAWKPAPTGEQPRGHVWRWELEAAAGGTLVRHTYDWTALTDESRLARARATTADSLRASIDRLAALAER
- a CDS encoding ParB/RepB/Spo0J family partition protein, which encodes MATKKRGGLGRGIGALIPQAPATGERPVDVFFPANNGAAAVAAAESEGATSEAPEAADAPRLQEVPGAQLTRLPVAEIVPNRSQPRTEFDEEALEELTHSVREFGVFQPIVVRAIEPTPAEGEPRYELIMGERRLRASKRAGLETIPAIVRSTADEHMLRDALLENLHRAQLNPLEEASAYQQLLADFGITQEQLAERIGRSRPQISNTIRLLRLPEQVQARVAAGVLSAGHARAILSLDGDGESMQRLADKIVNEGLSVRAAEAAASEEPKRKTPKPRAGGVQAQLGEIADRLGDRFDTRVAVKLGAKKGQIIIDFATIADLKRILSELGDPGFS
- a CDS encoding ParA family protein, coding for MAEAEKTLVGDHLVDKIRRRRKLAETVSPLPDAPRVITVSNQKGGVGKTTTTVNLASALARRGARVLVIDLDPQGNASTALGVPHRPEVTSVYDVLLGDSSIEDALQPTTDHENLFCVPSTINLAGAEIELVSLVAREQRLRTALQAFLAEPENTYHYVFIDCPPSLGLLTVNAFVAADEVLIPIQCEYYALEGLSQLLGNIQLIQKHLNPGLAISTILLTMYDARTNLAQEVAGEVRSHFPEQVLAAVIPRSVRISEAPSYGQTVHAYDGGSIGALAYLEAAAEMAERGAEAPHGADTHEDGEA
- the rsmG gene encoding 16S rRNA (guanine(527)-N(7))-methyltransferase RsmG, encoding MSETQVEAEPGAAAQIAGDRVGALREFARDLGERGEELGLIGPLEPPRLWTRHLLNSAILAPLITAGSRVADIGTGGGMPGLVLAIVRPDAAFRLIEPMERRCNWLNEQVERLGLDNVEVLRGRAEEYHGAFEVDQVTARAVTALRKLVPLTAPLLRDGGEMLFLKGASVQNEIDAAEKVLRKHRVRDISVEELGAGRLAETTRVFRAKIGTHG
- a CDS encoding Jag family protein codes for the protein MSTDEATADRVHEDPALEELEADGDLAADYIEGLLDIADLDGDIDIDVANGRAYVSVNGGGTDLDKLAAPDTVQALQDLTRLAVQAKTGRFSRLIIDVGGSRHARAAELKRMVDAAIAQIAAGRDRVELEPMSSYERKLVHDDVAERGFFSESRGEGKDRRLVISRG